In a single window of the Paenibacillus sp. MMS20-IR301 genome:
- a CDS encoding amino acid ABC transporter permease, translated as MNLFDIAYEYRNFFFSGLKYTLLLAVLGVFFGFLLGIVVSLLRMSKWWILRFIATAWVEFLRGTPMLVQLFLIHYGLTSLGLEFTPIQSGAITLTINSSAYLAEIFRAGIQGVDRGQTEAARSLGMKQGMTMRYIVLPQALKNVLPAIGNEFITIIKESSIVSMIGVADLFFQAKSITTITYEGLTPYVIIALIYFVMTFTLSKLLGILERRLNTDDRG; from the coding sequence ATGAATTTATTTGATATTGCCTATGAATACCGCAATTTTTTCTTCTCCGGTTTGAAGTATACACTGCTGCTGGCCGTCCTTGGAGTATTTTTCGGTTTCTTGCTGGGGATTGTTGTTTCTTTACTGCGGATGTCCAAGTGGTGGATTTTGCGCTTTATCGCTACTGCATGGGTTGAGTTCCTCCGCGGGACACCGATGCTGGTCCAGTTATTCCTGATTCACTACGGCTTAACGAGTCTGGGACTGGAGTTCACACCGATTCAGTCGGGAGCCATAACACTGACGATCAACAGTTCCGCTTATCTGGCGGAGATTTTCCGCGCGGGTATTCAAGGTGTTGACCGCGGTCAGACGGAGGCTGCGCGCTCACTCGGTATGAAGCAGGGGATGACGATGCGTTATATCGTGCTCCCACAGGCGCTTAAGAATGTACTGCCGGCCATCGGGAACGAATTTATTACGATCATCAAGGAATCTTCCATTGTCTCCATGATCGGGGTAGCAGATCTGTTCTTCCAGGCCAAAAGTATTACAACGATCACATATGAAGGTTTGACTCCGTATGTCATCATTGCCCTAATCTATTTTGTAATGACCTTCACACTGTCCAAGCTGCTGGGTATACTGGAAAGGAGGCTGAATACGGATGATCGAGGTTAA
- a CDS encoding amino acid ABC transporter ATP-binding protein: MIEVKNLQKSFGKLDILKGIDLNIHKGEVVVVIGPSGSGKSTFLRCLNLLEQPTGGEIKFEGESITARKHDINVTREKMGMVFQQFNLFPHKSVLQNIMLAPLKVRKQQAAEAEKIAMELLRTVGLEDKRNAYPAQLSGGQKQRIAIARALAMQPHVMLFDEPTSALDPEMVGEVLEVMKQLAEQGMTMVIVTHEMGFAREVGDRILFMDGGVIVEQGTPAEVFGQPKHARTRDFLSKVL; encoded by the coding sequence ATGATCGAGGTTAAGAATCTGCAGAAGAGCTTTGGCAAACTGGATATCCTGAAAGGCATAGACCTGAACATTCATAAAGGTGAGGTTGTGGTTGTCATCGGTCCCAGCGGATCGGGTAAAAGCACCTTCCTGCGCTGTCTGAACCTGCTGGAGCAGCCTACCGGCGGCGAGATTAAGTTTGAAGGGGAGTCTATTACTGCCCGGAAGCATGACATCAACGTAACCCGTGAGAAAATGGGGATGGTCTTCCAGCAGTTTAACCTGTTCCCGCACAAATCAGTGCTGCAGAACATTATGCTCGCGCCGCTGAAGGTGCGGAAGCAGCAGGCGGCCGAAGCTGAGAAAATTGCCATGGAGCTGCTGCGTACCGTTGGCCTTGAGGACAAGCGGAATGCTTATCCGGCCCAGCTGTCCGGCGGACAGAAGCAGCGGATTGCCATTGCCCGTGCGCTCGCGATGCAGCCGCATGTGATGCTCTTCGATGAGCCTACCTCGGCGCTTGATCCGGAGATGGTCGGCGAAGTGCTGGAAGTTATGAAGCAGCTGGCTGAGCAAGGGATGACGATGGTCATCGTCACGCATGAAATGGGCTTCGCCCGCGAAGTCGGCGACCGCATCCTGTTCATGGACGGCGGCGTTATCGTTGAGCAGGGCACTCCGGCAGAGGTGTTCGGCCAGCCGAAGCATGCCCGCACCCGGGATTTCTTGAGTAAGGTTCTGTAA